One region of Triticum aestivum cultivar Chinese Spring chromosome 6B, IWGSC CS RefSeq v2.1, whole genome shotgun sequence genomic DNA includes:
- the LOC123137582 gene encoding F-box/LRR-repeat protein 2, with protein MSASPSEGDEALINEVLTDDELRAVLTRLRPESERDAFGLVCRRWLRIQSSERRRLRARAGPSMLRRLAARFPGILELDLSQSPSRSFYPGVIDGDLDVIAGGFCNLRVLALQNCKGITDVGMVKLGEGLQCLQTLDVSHCKKLSDKGLKVVASGCQKLRQLHIAGCRLITDNLLHAVSKNCLNLEELGAAGCNSITDAGISALADGCHKMKSLDISKCNKVGDPGICKIAEVSSSSLVSLKLLDCSKVGNKSIYSLAKFCCNLETLIIGGCRDISDESIEALALACCSSLRILRMDWCLKITDASLRSLLCNCKLLAAIDVGCCDQITDAAFQGMEANLFQSELRVLKINNCVDLTVVGVSSVIESCKALEYLDVRSCPQVTRQSCEEAGLQLPGGCKVNFEGSLSESDPSVDRFF; from the exons ATGTCTGCATCACCGTCGGAAGGCGATGAGGCCCTCATCAACGAGGTGCTCACCGACGATGAGCTCCGTGCGGTGCTCACCCGGCTGAGGCCCGAGTCGGAGCGCGACGCGTTCGGGCTCGTGTGCAGGCGCTGGCTCCGGATCCAGAgctccgagcgccgccgcctgcgcgcgcGCGCCGGTCCGTCCATGCTGCGCCGCCTGGCAGCACGCTTCCCGGGCATTCTCGAGCTGGATCTCTCCCAGTCGCCGTCCCGCTCTTTCTACCCCGGTGTTATCGATGGCGATCTGGACGTCATTGCAGGGGGGTTCTGCAATCTGCGAGTCCTCGCCCTGCAGAACTGCAAAG GTATCACTGATGTTGGAATGGTCAAATTAGGAGAAGGCTTGCAATGTCTGCAAACCCTAGATGTCTCTCACTGCAAAAAACTTAGTGATAAAGGTTTAAAGGTGGTTGCGTCAGGCTGCCAGAAGTTGAGACAGTTGCACATCGCAGGTTGCAGATTAATAACTGATAATTTGTTGCATGCTGTATCAAAAAACTGTTTGAACTTGGAAGAGCTTGGGGCTGCAGGATGTAACAGCATAACAGATGCTGGAATCTCAGCTCTAGCCGATGGTTGTCATAAAATGAAGTCACTAGACATAAGCAAATGCAATAAAGTTGGTGATCCTGGAATTTGCAAAATTGCTGAGGTCTCGTCATCATCTCTGGTGTCATTGAAACTGTTGGATTGCAGCAAAGTGGGCAATAAGTCCATCTATTCACTAGCTAAGTTCTGCTGCAACCTAGAGACCCTCATCATCGGTGGATGTCGGGATATTAGCGATGAGTCCATAGAAGCACTAGCTCTTGCCTGTTGTAGCAGCCTCCGGATTTTAAGAATGGACTGGTGCTTGAAAATAACAGACGCCTCGTTGAGAAGTCTGTTGTGCAACTGTAAACTTCTTGCCGCTATTGATGTCGGGTGCTGCGACCAAATAACTGATGCGGCATTTCAGGGCATGGAAGCGAACTTGTTTCAGTCGGAATTGAGAGTTCTGAAGATCAACAATTGTGTTGACCTCACAGTTGTGGGAGTGAGCAGCGTGATAGAGTCATGCAAGGCACTCGAGTACCTCGACGTCCGGTCATGTCCTCAGGTTACAAGGCAGAGCTGCGAGGAAGCTGGGTTGCAGCTACCTGGTGGCTGCAAGGTGAACTTTGAAGGTAGCTTGTCGGAGTCTGATCCATCTGTTGATAGGTTCTTCTAG